The Salvia miltiorrhiza cultivar Shanhuang (shh) chromosome 1, IMPLAD_Smil_shh, whole genome shotgun sequence genome has a window encoding:
- the LOC131006955 gene encoding uncharacterized protein LOC131006955 isoform X1 has translation MSIKETPIGGNVTFDCSPSGPCIPCLRAEKNDEKYRCGETGYRIRLKCVPSGSGSKDSKSTKGHKKRSTLEFTELGGNQHDGDLNISSTRQRRLLGDSSKSGPRSYVTYRSCIPAVNEEKLSVLGFEALMLGLLVSSGSFIYFRRKRAAVPGGVPVRLPTSSRF, from the exons ATGAGTATTAAGGAGACACCAATTGGTGGAAATGTCACCTTTGATTGCTCTCCTTCGGGCCCTTGCATACCATGCCTTCGCGCTGAaaag AATGATGAAAAATATCGTTGCGGCGAAACCGGATATCGCATTCGTCTGAAATGTGTACCCTCTGGATCTGGGTCCAAAGACTCAAAAAGTACAAAAGGACATAAGAAAAGATCTACTCTTGAGTTCACAGAGTTGGGCGGTAATCAGCACGATGGGGACCTAAATATATCTTCAACTAGGCAAAGAAGATTACTTGGTGATTCATCCAAATCTGGACCACGTTCTTATGTCACTTATAGGAGCTGTATACCTGCTGTAAACGAAGAAAAATTGTCGGTTTTAGGTTTTGAG GCCCTAATGTTGGGTTTGCTCGTAAGCAGTGGCTCATTCATTTACTTCAGGCGAAAGCGTGCTGCTGTTCCTGGTGGTGTGCCGGTGAGGCTTCCAACTAGTTCTAGGTTTTAA
- the LOC131006955 gene encoding uncharacterized protein LOC131006955 isoform X2 produces the protein MSIKETPIGGNVTFDCSPSGPCIPCLRAEKNDEKYRCGETGYRIRLKCVPSGSGSKDSKSTKGHKKRSTLEFTELGGNQHDGDLNISSTRQRRLLGDSSKSGPRSYVTYRSCIPAVNEEKLSVLGFEWLIHLLQAKACCCSWWCAGEASN, from the exons ATGAGTATTAAGGAGACACCAATTGGTGGAAATGTCACCTTTGATTGCTCTCCTTCGGGCCCTTGCATACCATGCCTTCGCGCTGAaaag AATGATGAAAAATATCGTTGCGGCGAAACCGGATATCGCATTCGTCTGAAATGTGTACCCTCTGGATCTGGGTCCAAAGACTCAAAAAGTACAAAAGGACATAAGAAAAGATCTACTCTTGAGTTCACAGAGTTGGGCGGTAATCAGCACGATGGGGACCTAAATATATCTTCAACTAGGCAAAGAAGATTACTTGGTGATTCATCCAAATCTGGACCACGTTCTTATGTCACTTATAGGAGCTGTATACCTGCTGTAAACGAAGAAAAATTGTCGGTTTTAGGTTTTGAG TGGCTCATTCATTTACTTCAGGCGAAAGCGTGCTGCTGTTCCTGGTGGTGTGCCGGTGAGGCTTCCAACTAG